The Candidatus Scalindua japonica genome includes a region encoding these proteins:
- a CDS encoding metallophosphoesterase family protein: MNRFGIIQLSDLQFGSKHRFGNPSNIYDALSIDINYLSEKFNFQTLYLLLTGDITETGHADEFNEAIKAIDLLSKKIAVDQRSILCVPGNHDINWKLSVVASEVGDSNLKYNNYNKFTSTICNTQSQLQSDKYERYFDHRIGVEILLLNSCEIEDHETHIGYIDKTKLLETLKLYQNSDCSDYTKICISHHRIEPGATSIPSIIRNSDEIETILIENGYSIALTGHIHANKCKLVTQEEKTIIYSGAGSAGVDKAQREDGIPNQYTVHVIDSHNKKIESFWRSYSPTKRTKFGLGAWTEDVSFRNNPMYFDLPKIINFNDFSANNSEDLSLLKKYSIKSNPFTISNAEKISASQIIKLFVSSEGRNKGAVRPTGDAIIRGSRGSGKTMLLRYLDVLGQVNFDENFANKKVSESFPVLVNISLIHNSEWKSSSIALIESAEKLIFESVIKCLNDKNNALNSLEFKNSLFKLKQKLNVLKNQEGSLIWKLGVAIKEHMSNYFTHVLLLIDEVAPVFPKEFFMDSVNGFLRWMNSIRNSGPFFTRIAVYPNDMSDILNEERFGTVINLDYNIKNEEEYQAYRNYCIELVNKYLKIVSQNKLNPSTVDSIINLKDSGEEDSLEQLIYASDGSSRRFTSLMDKCLTSNRWRADHLFDKNDIYEIISEFSNNLFSSYDLTEKEIATSLAKACRKQITYRFRLPNLTGLVNSLHAKNEELNIVKIAEIGRGTRGTIYEFTYPFCISMDIQTHHLKDTKRICTSRDRTTGEWISQVTKITRDQLDYLNKEPRLDGVIIEVDDDIVVITDLLSKKEFVSESFGGNLKIGDRVSFIPVQTIASDIIKSK, from the coding sequence ATGAACAGGTTTGGAATCATACAGTTATCAGATTTACAATTCGGAAGCAAGCATCGATTCGGTAACCCTTCAAATATTTACGATGCCCTTTCAATTGATATTAATTATTTATCTGAAAAATTCAATTTTCAAACACTTTATTTGTTGTTAACAGGCGATATTACTGAAACTGGACATGCCGATGAATTCAATGAAGCAATTAAGGCAATAGATTTATTGTCTAAAAAAATAGCGGTGGATCAAAGATCAATTTTGTGTGTACCAGGAAACCATGACATAAACTGGAAACTTTCAGTAGTTGCAAGCGAAGTAGGCGATTCGAATTTGAAATATAACAATTACAATAAATTTACTTCAACGATATGCAATACCCAATCTCAATTACAATCTGACAAATATGAAAGGTATTTTGACCATAGAATTGGGGTAGAGATATTGCTATTGAATAGTTGTGAAATTGAAGACCACGAAACTCATATTGGATATATTGATAAAACAAAATTATTGGAGACCTTAAAACTGTACCAAAATTCCGATTGTTCTGATTATACAAAAATTTGTATTTCTCACCATAGAATTGAACCTGGCGCAACAAGTATTCCGTCTATTATTAGAAATTCCGATGAGATTGAAACAATATTAATAGAAAATGGTTATAGCATCGCACTAACCGGGCATATACATGCAAATAAATGCAAATTGGTTACACAAGAGGAAAAAACTATAATTTACTCAGGCGCCGGGTCTGCAGGCGTTGATAAAGCTCAGCGTGAGGATGGCATACCTAATCAATACACCGTACATGTTATCGACTCCCATAATAAAAAAATCGAATCATTTTGGAGATCATATAGCCCAACCAAAAGAACAAAATTCGGGTTAGGTGCGTGGACTGAAGATGTTTCCTTTCGAAACAACCCCATGTATTTTGACTTGCCCAAGATAATCAATTTTAATGATTTTTCCGCAAATAATTCAGAGGATCTATCTTTATTAAAGAAGTATAGTATCAAAAGTAACCCATTTACAATTAGCAATGCCGAAAAAATATCCGCAAGTCAAATCATTAAGTTATTTGTGTCTAGTGAGGGACGAAATAAAGGAGCAGTTAGACCTACAGGAGATGCAATAATAAGGGGAAGTCGTGGCTCAGGCAAGACAATGCTCCTAAGATATTTAGACGTGTTAGGTCAAGTTAATTTTGATGAGAATTTTGCAAATAAAAAGGTAAGTGAATCATTTCCAGTATTAGTAAATATCTCCTTAATTCATAATTCTGAATGGAAAAGCTCATCAATAGCATTAATAGAATCAGCAGAAAAATTAATCTTTGAGTCTGTCATAAAATGCCTTAATGATAAGAATAATGCACTTAATTCATTAGAGTTTAAAAATTCATTATTTAAATTAAAACAAAAGCTAAACGTATTAAAAAACCAGGAGGGTAGCCTCATATGGAAATTAGGCGTTGCAATAAAAGAACATATGTCCAACTATTTCACTCATGTTCTATTATTAATTGATGAAGTCGCGCCTGTATTCCCTAAAGAATTTTTTATGGATTCAGTAAATGGGTTTTTAAGATGGATGAACTCAATTCGCAATAGTGGCCCCTTTTTCACTCGAATCGCGGTGTATCCTAATGACATGTCTGATATACTAAACGAGGAAAGATTTGGTACTGTTATTAATTTAGATTACAACATAAAAAATGAAGAAGAATATCAAGCTTATAGAAATTATTGTATTGAATTGGTTAACAAATATTTAAAAATTGTTTCACAAAACAAATTAAATCCCTCCACGGTTGATAGCATAATTAATCTAAAAGACTCGGGCGAAGAAGATAGTTTAGAACAATTAATCTACGCATCAGACGGCTCATCAAGACGCTTTACAAGCCTAATGGATAAATGCTTAACATCAAATAGATGGAGAGCTGATCATTTATTTGATAAAAATGATATTTATGAAATAATAAGTGAGTTCTCAAATAATTTATTTTCTAGCTATGATTTAACCGAAAAAGAAATTGCAACTTCTTTAGCAAAAGCTTGCCGAAAACAAATTACATATAGATTTAGATTACCAAATTTAACGGGATTGGTTAATTCGTTACATGCAAAAAATGAAGAATTAAATATAGTAAAAATTGCTGAAATTGGAAGAGGTACTCGTGGAACTATATACGAATTTACATACCCATTTTGCATTTCAATGGATATACAGACTCATCATTTAAAGGATACAAAGAGAATTTGTACTAGTAGAGATCGTACTACGGGAGAATGGATATCACAAGTAACAAAAATAACAAGAGATCAACTAGATTATTTAAACAAAGAGCCTAGATTGGATGGCGTGATAATAGAAGTTGACGACGATATTGTTGTTATCACCGATCTTCTTTCAAAAAAAGAATTTGTTTCGGAATCATTTGGAGGCAATTTAAAAATTGGTGATCGAGTTTCCTTTATACCAGTGCAAACCATTGCATCGGATATTATTAAATCAAAATAA
- a CDS encoding restriction endonuclease subunit S: protein MPIKKIDLKNLDKTNWQSYRFDEIAKSITERIDPNNTDLEMYIGLEHLDPESIHIRRNGTRDDVKGQKLKCYPGDVIFGKRRAYQRKASIVTKEGFCSAHSMVLRANPEIIEPKLFPFFLHSDLFMHRAVDISVGSLSPTINWGTLKKQEYYLPPKDQQAQLAELLWAMDEVIEKELEVLEKTKNLLNGFVEGVIHGKHLNDKGLQKTKIGLIPLGWKVLNMDDIVSVKDGTHFTPKYTNKGMPFLRVTDIQCSNIDFKKIKFISREEHNQLIKRCNPQKGDILYSKNGTIGISKIIDWDWEFSVFVSLALLRIKNKKDLNISYLKLLLDSVHIKKEIYRRSKQGTITNLHLEEIRLFRMPMPPLIKQLEIANNVEKINNSICFIESKINTSKSLQKTLINQIF from the coding sequence ATGCCAATAAAAAAAATTGATTTGAAAAATTTAGACAAGACCAATTGGCAATCATATCGTTTTGATGAAATTGCCAAAAGCATTACGGAACGCATTGATCCAAATAATACTGATCTAGAAATGTATATAGGATTGGAACACCTTGATCCGGAATCAATCCACATTAGACGAAATGGAACAAGAGACGATGTAAAGGGTCAAAAATTAAAATGCTATCCTGGAGATGTGATTTTTGGCAAGAGGCGTGCTTATCAGAGAAAAGCATCCATAGTTACTAAAGAGGGGTTTTGTTCCGCACATTCAATGGTACTTAGAGCAAACCCAGAGATAATTGAACCAAAACTTTTTCCATTTTTTTTGCATTCTGATTTGTTTATGCATAGGGCAGTTGATATCTCAGTAGGTTCTCTTTCTCCTACGATAAATTGGGGAACATTGAAAAAGCAAGAATACTACCTTCCCCCCAAAGACCAACAAGCCCAACTGGCGGAACTTCTCTGGGCAATGGATGAGGTGATTGAGAAAGAGTTGGAGGTGTTGGAAAAAACAAAAAATTTACTTAATGGTTTTGTGGAAGGCGTAATTCATGGTAAACATTTGAATGATAAGGGACTTCAAAAAACTAAAATTGGTTTGATTCCATTAGGTTGGAAGGTATTGAACATGGATGACATTGTATCTGTGAAGGATGGGACTCATTTTACCCCCAAATACACAAATAAAGGTATGCCATTTTTAAGAGTAACTGATATACAATGTTCAAATATTGATTTCAAGAAAATAAAATTTATCTCTAGGGAAGAACATAACCAATTAATAAAAAGATGTAACCCTCAAAAAGGTGACATATTATATTCAAAAAATGGGACGATTGGTATTTCTAAAATTATTGATTGGGATTGGGAATTTTCAGTATTTGTATCCTTAGCTCTTCTTAGGATTAAAAACAAGAAAGATCTCAACATTAGTTATTTAAAGTTGTTACTTGATTCTGTTCATATAAAAAAGGAAATTTATAGAAGATCAAAGCAAGGAACTATAACCAATCTTCATCTTGAAGAAATTCGATTATTTAGAATGCCGATGCCACCACTAATCAAACAATTAGAAATAGCTAATAATGTAGAAAAAATTAATAATTCTATTTGTTTCATTGAATCCAAAATCAATACTTCCAAATCTTTACAAAAAACCCTAATAAACCAGATATTCTAA
- a CDS encoding type I restriction endonuclease subunit R, with protein sequence MTFTELNSVEHYIIHQLSGVNLNSSDKTSEPLASYGAEWKFRSAQDLKRGVNEVLVESDLKEALIKLNSEIGQNPELADEVIYKLRAILISVNQVGLVKANEEFYKWLTGEKTMPFGENSRHVPVRLIDFEDLENNRYVVTNQFRVHHRETKIPDVVLLINGIPVVIGEAKTPIRPSVSWLDGAHEVHDIYENAVPQLFVPNVFSFATEGKELFFGAVRCPLEQWAPWRITDRSRSIAQALGLSEIGKELSDLMSPERLLDIMQSFSLFTTNKKKQRIKVICRFQQYEGANKIVERVKEGIVKKGLIWHFQGSGKSLLMVFAVQKLRRSPELKSPTVIVLVDRTDLDTQITGTFNAADVPNVETTDNINELQTLLERDTRKIIISMIHKFRDAKPDMNTRENIIVLVDEAHRTQEGDLGRQMRAALPNAFLFGLTGTPVNRADKNTFWAFGAEDDPDRYMARYTFHESIRDGATLPLHFEPRLVDVHVDTESIDKAFEEFKEESALTDEEADELNKKSAKMAAFLKSPERVERIVLDIATHFREKVEPQGLKALVVTPDRHACVQYKKEMDKHFPEDASRVVISTSANDELEFKQKWGIDKSEQEKIVDSFNDGESPLKFIIVTAKLLTGFDAPILQTMYLDKSLKDHTLLQAICRTNRLYPQKSFGRVVDYFGVFDDAAKALQFDDKSINKVITNLSELRDKLPQALKDALSHFIGVDKTVEGFEGLEAAQNAIYTNEKRDVFARDYKYLTRLWESLSPDRILDIYSQDYRWLSQVYESVKPASDNIGKLLWFTLGAQTTKLIHDNVHVREVHTLEEFVLDADVIEDIFNNPDPENVKELEKEMIKRFKKHADDPKFKKLSERLEELRDKAEKGLITSIEFVRELCKLAKETVKAEKEGEQDSQEKSPQTALTELFLEIKTDQTPAVVERIVADIDAIVRVVRFPGWQKTTSGEREVQKSLRKALLKYKLHKDQLLFDRAYAYIKEYY encoded by the coding sequence ATGACATTTACAGAACTCAATAGCGTAGAACACTACATAATACACCAGCTCAGTGGAGTAAATCTAAATAGTAGTGATAAAACATCAGAGCCACTTGCTTCTTATGGTGCAGAATGGAAGTTTCGGTCAGCTCAAGATTTAAAGCGTGGTGTCAATGAAGTCTTAGTTGAATCGGACTTAAAAGAAGCGCTCATTAAACTAAACTCTGAGATTGGCCAAAACCCGGAACTGGCTGATGAGGTGATCTACAAACTACGGGCTATCCTGATCTCGGTAAATCAGGTTGGTCTGGTAAAGGCAAATGAAGAGTTCTATAAATGGCTCACTGGTGAAAAAACAATGCCATTTGGTGAAAACAGTCGTCATGTGCCGGTACGATTAATTGATTTTGAAGATTTAGAGAATAACAGGTATGTAGTTACCAATCAGTTCCGCGTTCACCACAGGGAAACAAAGATCCCTGATGTCGTACTGCTTATAAATGGAATACCAGTCGTAATAGGAGAGGCGAAGACGCCAATTCGTCCCTCTGTAAGCTGGCTGGACGGGGCTCATGAGGTACACGACATCTATGAAAACGCGGTGCCCCAACTCTTTGTACCCAACGTTTTCTCATTCGCGACAGAGGGAAAGGAGCTGTTCTTTGGCGCGGTTCGCTGCCCCCTGGAACAGTGGGCTCCCTGGCGTATTACAGACAGGAGTAGATCCATTGCCCAGGCACTGGGGCTATCTGAGATTGGTAAGGAGCTCTCTGATCTGATGAGCCCAGAGCGGTTGCTCGACATCATGCAGAGCTTTTCACTCTTCACCACCAATAAAAAGAAGCAGCGCATTAAGGTTATCTGTCGTTTTCAGCAGTATGAAGGTGCCAATAAAATTGTTGAGCGTGTTAAAGAGGGAATAGTCAAAAAAGGGTTAATATGGCATTTTCAGGGTTCCGGCAAATCCCTGCTCATGGTGTTTGCGGTGCAGAAGCTTCGTAGATCACCGGAACTTAAAAGCCCGACCGTTATTGTCCTTGTGGATCGAACAGATCTGGATACTCAAATAACAGGTACCTTCAATGCCGCAGATGTGCCCAATGTTGAGACAACGGACAATATCAACGAATTACAAACCCTTCTGGAACGGGATACCCGTAAGATCATCATATCAATGATCCATAAATTTCGTGATGCAAAACCGGATATGAACACCAGAGAAAACATCATTGTTTTAGTTGATGAGGCACATCGCACACAGGAGGGTGATCTAGGTCGTCAAATGCGGGCGGCCCTGCCCAATGCCTTCCTCTTTGGCCTGACTGGAACACCGGTAAACAGAGCGGATAAGAACACCTTCTGGGCCTTTGGGGCAGAAGATGATCCTGATAGGTATATGGCTCGCTATACCTTTCATGAATCAATTCGAGATGGTGCGACACTACCTCTCCACTTTGAGCCTCGTCTTGTCGATGTGCACGTAGATACGGAATCGATTGATAAGGCATTTGAGGAGTTTAAAGAGGAGTCTGCGCTTACCGATGAGGAAGCGGATGAACTGAATAAAAAATCTGCAAAAATGGCGGCCTTCCTGAAGTCTCCCGAACGAGTGGAAAGGATCGTGTTAGATATCGCCACACATTTCAGAGAGAAGGTTGAACCACAGGGACTAAAGGCCCTGGTTGTCACACCTGACCGCCACGCCTGTGTGCAATACAAAAAGGAGATGGATAAGCATTTCCCGGAAGATGCAAGCAGGGTGGTTATCTCAACATCAGCAAATGATGAGTTGGAGTTCAAACAGAAGTGGGGAATTGATAAGAGCGAGCAGGAAAAAATTGTAGACTCTTTTAATGACGGAGAGTCACCATTAAAGTTTATTATAGTTACCGCCAAGCTTTTAACGGGCTTCGATGCCCCCATATTGCAGACTATGTATCTTGATAAATCACTGAAGGACCATACACTCCTGCAGGCAATTTGCCGTACAAACAGATTGTACCCACAAAAATCATTTGGAAGAGTAGTAGACTATTTTGGTGTGTTTGATGACGCGGCCAAAGCGCTGCAATTTGATGATAAGAGTATCAATAAGGTGATAACAAACCTGTCAGAGCTACGAGACAAATTACCACAGGCATTGAAAGATGCCCTTTCTCATTTTATCGGAGTCGATAAAACTGTGGAAGGGTTTGAAGGGCTGGAAGCAGCACAAAATGCGATTTATACCAATGAGAAGAGAGATGTGTTTGCCAGAGATTATAAATACCTGACAAGATTATGGGAATCATTATCACCGGATCGAATATTAGATATCTATTCTCAAGATTATCGCTGGTTGTCCCAGGTGTATGAATCGGTAAAACCGGCATCAGACAACATTGGAAAACTGTTATGGTTTACTCTGGGCGCCCAAACCACAAAATTGATACATGATAATGTCCATGTAAGAGAAGTGCATACGTTGGAGGAGTTTGTTTTAGATGCAGATGTTATTGAAGATATATTTAACAATCCGGATCCTGAAAATGTCAAAGAACTTGAGAAGGAAATGATCAAACGCTTTAAGAAACACGCAGACGACCCGAAATTCAAAAAACTCAGTGAACGCCTGGAAGAGCTTCGGGATAAGGCGGAAAAGGGCTTGATAACATCTATAGAGTTTGTAAGAGAACTCTGTAAACTTGCAAAAGAGACTGTCAAGGCCGAAAAGGAGGGCGAACAAGACTCACAAGAAAAGTCACCACAGACAGCATTAACGGAACTGTTTTTGGAGATAAAGACGGATCAGACACCTGCTGTAGTAGAACGAATAGTTGCTGATATTGATGCCATCGTAAGAGTTGTGCGTTTCCCCGGTTGGCAGAAGACAACTTCAGGAGAACGAGAGGTGCAGAAGTCATTAAGGAAGGCACTTTTGAAGTATAAGCTTCACAAGGATCAACTACTGTTTGACCGGGCTTATGCTTATATTAAGGAGTACTATTAA